One window from the genome of Fodinicurvata sediminis DSM 21159 encodes:
- the greA gene encoding transcription elongation factor GreA, producing the protein MSEKVPMTASGYARLEEELRHLRSVARPEVIKAIAEAREHGDLSENAEYHAARERQSFIEGRVAELEDKISRAQVIEPSKLSGDTVMFGATVDVADEDTDQESTFQIVGETEAEVKEGRIAVTSPLARALIGKQEGDSVEVTTPKGAKAYEILKIRYI; encoded by the coding sequence ATGAGTGAAAAGGTTCCCATGACAGCCAGCGGCTACGCCCGGCTGGAAGAAGAATTGCGGCACCTGCGCAGTGTGGCGCGGCCCGAGGTCATCAAGGCCATTGCCGAAGCGCGTGAGCATGGCGATCTGTCCGAGAATGCGGAGTACCACGCCGCGCGCGAGCGCCAGTCCTTCATCGAGGGGCGTGTTGCCGAACTTGAGGACAAGATCTCCCGCGCCCAGGTTATCGAGCCCTCCAAGCTGTCCGGGGATACCGTCATGTTCGGCGCCACGGTGGACGTGGCCGACGAGGACACGGACCAGGAATCCACCTTCCAGATCGTGGGCGAAACCGAGGCCGAGGTGAAGGAAGGCCGCATCGCCGTGACCAGTCCGCTGGCTCGTGCTCTGATCGGAAAGCAGGAAGGCGATTCCGTCGAGGTCACGACGCCCAAGGGTGCCAAGGCCTACGAAATCCTGAAGATTCGCTACATCTGA
- the dgcA gene encoding N-acetyl-D-Glu racemase DgcA: MTRSITLHTHRASWPIRGSFRISRGSKSAAEVVIAELFEDGVRGRGECVPYARYDESLDSVTEQLEALTPALAAGEIANIQAVQKALPAGAARNALDCAFWDLEAKKSGTAVWKLCELAEPEAVTTAYTLSLDSPDAMGHAAANNAARPLLKLKLAGGEGDLERVRAVRANAPDSRLIVDANEGWSAEDYHALVDELAALQVYMIEQPFPAEQDSVLRNLPRPVRVCADESCHDTASLPDLRGKYDMVNIKLDKTGGLSEALALREKARADGFEIMVGCMLASSLAMAPAMLVGQGAEIVDLDGPLLLSKDCSPGLVFEGSRILPPPHALWG; the protein is encoded by the coding sequence ATGACTCGCTCCATCACCCTCCATACCCATCGTGCTTCCTGGCCCATCCGCGGCAGCTTCCGAATCTCGCGTGGCAGCAAGTCCGCCGCCGAAGTGGTCATTGCCGAGCTTTTCGAGGACGGCGTGCGCGGGCGTGGCGAATGCGTGCCCTATGCCCGCTACGACGAAAGCCTGGACTCCGTCACCGAACAGCTCGAAGCCCTGACCCCCGCGCTTGCGGCAGGTGAGATCGCGAATATCCAGGCCGTTCAGAAAGCCTTGCCGGCCGGCGCGGCGCGCAACGCCCTTGACTGCGCTTTCTGGGACCTGGAAGCCAAGAAGAGCGGAACGGCCGTCTGGAAGCTCTGCGAGCTGGCGGAGCCCGAGGCCGTCACCACCGCTTACACCCTGTCCCTGGACAGCCCCGATGCCATGGGCCATGCCGCCGCGAACAATGCCGCGCGGCCCCTGTTGAAGCTGAAGCTGGCCGGCGGCGAAGGCGACCTGGAACGCGTGCGCGCCGTGCGCGCCAATGCCCCGGACAGCCGCCTGATCGTCGATGCCAATGAAGGCTGGTCGGCCGAGGATTACCACGCGCTGGTGGACGAACTGGCCGCCCTGCAGGTCTACATGATCGAGCAGCCTTTCCCGGCAGAGCAGGATTCCGTACTGCGCAACCTGCCGCGTCCTGTCCGGGTCTGTGCGGACGAGTCCTGCCATGACACGGCCTCCCTGCCCGATCTGCGGGGCAAGTACGACATGGTGAACATCAAGCTGGACAAGACCGGCGGCCTCAGCGAAGCGCTCGCATTGCGCGAAAAGGCACGGGCCGATGGATTCGAGATCATGGTGGGCTGCATGCTGGCCTCTTCGCTGGCCATGGCACCGGCCATGCTTGTGGGCCAGGGCGCCGAGATCGTCGACCTGGATGGCCCGCTGCTGCTCAGCAAGGACTGCTCACCCGGCCTGGTCTTCGAGGGCAGCCGAATCCTGCCGCCGCCTCATGCCCTTTGGGGATGA
- a CDS encoding TrkH family potassium uptake protein — protein MLDLRPVFFVNGLILSVLALAMILPALVDLGDGSPDWQVFAATSALTLFVGISLILTTRSNWREMGLRQAFLMTTMIWLVIAIFGALPFTFTSAGLSYTDAFFESMSGITTTGATVMSGLDETSRGILIWRALLQWLGGIGIIVTAISILPMLRVGGMQLFRIEAFDTDKVLPRAAQIAGEILLIYMGFTLLAALVYWFLGMSGFDSIAHAFTSIATGGYSTHDDSIGHYDSAALDYAVSGAMILGSIPFVLYVRAMHGNLSTLLHDSQVRTMLGIMAVSILSLAAYLFLESGLAPLEALRFTTFNAISIMTGTGYATAAFDLWGGFALAVFFLLMFIGGCAGSTSCGIKVFRFQILSATARTQLKRLMQPNGIFIARYNGQPITEQVSLSVMSFFFLYIASFAVLAAVLGWTGLDFITSLSGAATAISNVGPGLGETIGPASTFASLPDAAKWMLAAGMILGRLELFTVLILFTPHFWRG, from the coding sequence ATGCTTGACCTGCGGCCGGTATTCTTCGTCAACGGCCTGATCCTTTCCGTCCTGGCCCTGGCCATGATTCTGCCGGCTCTGGTGGACCTGGGCGATGGCAGTCCCGACTGGCAGGTCTTCGCAGCGACCTCGGCGCTCACGCTTTTCGTCGGCATAAGCCTGATCCTGACCACGCGCAGCAACTGGCGGGAAATGGGGCTGCGCCAGGCCTTCCTGATGACCACCATGATCTGGCTCGTGATCGCGATCTTCGGCGCCCTGCCGTTTACCTTTACCTCCGCAGGGCTCAGCTATACTGACGCCTTCTTTGAATCCATGTCGGGAATCACGACCACCGGTGCCACGGTGATGAGCGGCCTGGATGAGACGTCACGCGGCATCCTGATCTGGCGCGCCCTGCTGCAATGGCTGGGGGGTATCGGTATCATTGTCACGGCCATCTCGATTCTGCCGATGTTGCGGGTGGGCGGTATGCAGCTCTTCCGCATCGAAGCCTTCGACACCGACAAGGTCCTGCCGCGCGCCGCCCAGATCGCGGGCGAAATCCTGCTGATCTACATGGGCTTCACGCTGCTGGCGGCACTGGTCTACTGGTTTCTGGGCATGAGCGGGTTCGACTCCATAGCGCATGCCTTCACCTCGATCGCCACAGGCGGCTATTCCACCCATGACGACTCCATAGGCCATTACGATTCGGCCGCCCTGGACTATGCTGTCAGCGGCGCCATGATTCTGGGCAGCATTCCCTTCGTGCTTTACGTTCGGGCGATGCACGGCAACCTGTCGACTTTGCTGCACGACTCGCAGGTCCGCACCATGCTGGGGATCATGGCGGTCTCCATCCTGTCGCTTGCGGCCTATCTGTTCCTGGAATCGGGCCTGGCGCCCCTGGAAGCCCTGCGCTTTACCACCTTCAACGCCATATCGATCATGACCGGCACAGGCTATGCGACGGCGGCTTTCGATCTGTGGGGCGGATTCGCCCTGGCCGTGTTCTTCCTGCTGATGTTCATCGGCGGCTGTGCCGGCTCCACATCCTGCGGCATCAAGGTCTTCCGTTTCCAGATCCTCTCTGCCACGGCCCGCACCCAGTTGAAACGCCTGATGCAGCCCAACGGCATCTTCATTGCCCGCTACAACGGACAGCCCATCACCGAGCAGGTCTCCCTGTCGGTCATGAGCTTCTTTTTCCTCTATATCGCCAGCTTTGCCGTTCTAGCGGCGGTGCTGGGCTGGACAGGTCTGGACTTCATTACGTCGCTGTCGGGTGCGGCCACTGCGATTTCGAACGTGGGCCCCGGCCTCGGGGAGACCATCGGGCCGGCCTCGACCTTCGCCAGCCTGCCCGATGCGGCGAAGTGGATGCTGGCGGCCGGGATGATCCTCGGCCGTCTGGAGCTTTTCACCGTCCTGATTCTCTTCACACCGCATTTCTGGCGCGGCTGA
- the carB gene encoding carbamoyl-phosphate synthase large subunit produces MPKRTDIQSILIVGAGPIIIGQACEFDYSGAQACKALKEEGYRVILVNSNPATIMTDPGLADATYVEPITPEFLERVIERERPDALLPTMGGQTALNASLKLYEYGVLQKYGVEMIGADADVIDKAEDRQRFREAMDAIGLKSPASRMINSYDEALDALDLVGLPAIIRPSFTLGGTGGGIAYNREEFEEIVKNGLRASPTNEVLIEQSVLGWKEYEMEVVRDNADNCIIICAIENIDPMGIHTGDSITVAPALTLTDKEYQLMRNASIACLREIGVDTGGSNVQFAVNPETGEMVVIEMNPRVSRSSALASKATGFPIAKIAAKLAVGYHLDELQNDITKVTPASFEPTIDYVVTKIPRFTFEKFAGTEALLSTSMKSVGEAMAIGRCFQESFQKALRSMETGLTGLNEVEIPGAVTEDGKIDREAILTHLTKSIPERVLAVAQAFRYGLHEEEVHRATHIDPWFLAQIADLVRDEEQLRRSGLPDDAAGLLSLKRKGFSDARLGEITGQGRPQVTALREDMEIRPVYKRIDTCAGEFPAQTSYMYATYEGGDGHTAECESDVSAADKIMILGGGPNRIGQGIEFDYCCVHAAYALKDAGYETIMVNCNPETVSTDYDTSDRLYFEPLTEEDVIAIARKEQSRGRLCGVIVQFGGQTPLKLAQALETAGVPILGTSPDAIDLAEDRHRFQQLLGKLDLKQPANGTARTLEEAVRWADQIGYPVLLRPSYVLGGRAMEIVHDEAELRNYIRNAVKVSGSNPVLIDSYLREATEIDVDAICDGDQVYVAGIMEHIEEAGIHSGDSACSLPPYTLDDALIAEIERQTAELARGLDVVGLMNVQFAVQDRDIYILEVNPRASRTVPFVAKATGVPVAKVAARVMAGADLEQFNLERSKRNHVAVKEAVFPFARFPGIDVVLGPEMKSTGEVMGIDRDFARAFLKAQQGAGVKLPQSGKVFVSVRDEDKPLSAELASKLIALGFDIVATSGTATWLEERGLKVERVQKVREGRPHVVDRMIDGDIQLVFNTTATRKAIADSFSLRRTALTNQIPYYTTMAGAEAAVQAIEAARTGHLEVAPLQSYFKGSF; encoded by the coding sequence ATGCCGAAAAGAACAGACATCCAATCCATTCTCATCGTCGGGGCCGGCCCCATCATCATCGGCCAGGCCTGTGAGTTCGACTACTCCGGCGCCCAGGCCTGCAAGGCACTGAAGGAGGAGGGGTATCGGGTCATCCTGGTGAACTCCAATCCGGCGACCATCATGACCGATCCCGGTCTGGCCGACGCCACCTATGTCGAGCCGATCACGCCGGAATTCCTGGAGCGCGTCATCGAGCGCGAGCGCCCCGATGCCCTGCTGCCCACTATGGGCGGACAGACAGCGCTCAATGCCTCGCTGAAGCTGTACGAGTACGGCGTACTCCAGAAGTACGGCGTAGAGATGATCGGAGCGGATGCCGATGTCATCGACAAGGCCGAGGACCGCCAGCGCTTTCGCGAGGCCATGGATGCCATCGGCCTGAAAAGCCCCGCCTCGCGCATGATCAACAGCTATGACGAGGCCCTGGACGCCCTGGATCTGGTCGGCCTGCCGGCCATCATACGCCCCTCCTTCACCCTGGGCGGAACCGGCGGCGGCATCGCCTACAACCGCGAAGAATTCGAGGAGATCGTCAAGAACGGTCTGCGCGCCAGCCCCACCAACGAGGTGCTGATCGAGCAGTCGGTCCTTGGCTGGAAGGAATACGAGATGGAGGTGGTCCGCGACAATGCGGACAACTGCATCATCATCTGCGCCATCGAGAACATCGACCCCATGGGCATCCACACCGGGGATTCCATAACAGTCGCACCGGCGCTGACGCTGACCGACAAGGAATACCAGCTGATGCGCAATGCCTCGATTGCCTGCCTGCGCGAAATCGGGGTGGACACCGGCGGGTCCAACGTGCAGTTCGCGGTCAATCCCGAAACCGGCGAGATGGTGGTCATCGAGATGAACCCCCGCGTCTCGCGGTCCAGTGCACTGGCCTCGAAGGCAACCGGTTTCCCGATCGCCAAGATCGCGGCAAAGCTGGCCGTGGGCTATCACCTGGACGAGCTGCAGAACGACATCACCAAGGTGACACCGGCCTCCTTCGAGCCGACCATCGACTACGTGGTCACCAAGATCCCGCGCTTCACCTTCGAGAAGTTCGCCGGAACCGAGGCCCTGTTGAGCACCTCGATGAAGTCCGTCGGCGAGGCCATGGCCATCGGCCGCTGCTTCCAGGAATCCTTCCAGAAGGCCCTGCGCTCCATGGAGACCGGCCTCACCGGGCTCAACGAAGTCGAAATTCCCGGTGCCGTCACCGAAGACGGCAAGATAGACCGCGAAGCCATCCTGACCCACCTGACCAAGTCGATTCCGGAGCGGGTGCTGGCTGTCGCCCAGGCCTTCCGCTACGGCCTGCACGAAGAAGAGGTGCATCGCGCCACCCATATCGATCCCTGGTTCCTGGCCCAGATTGCCGATCTGGTGCGCGACGAGGAGCAGCTGCGCCGGAGCGGCCTGCCCGACGATGCCGCCGGCCTGCTGAGCCTGAAGCGCAAGGGCTTTTCCGATGCGCGCCTGGGCGAGATCACCGGCCAGGGCCGTCCCCAGGTCACGGCCCTTCGCGAGGATATGGAGATCCGCCCGGTCTACAAGCGGATCGACACCTGTGCCGGCGAATTCCCGGCACAGACCTCTTACATGTACGCGACTTACGAGGGCGGTGACGGTCATACGGCCGAGTGCGAATCCGACGTCAGCGCCGCCGACAAGATCATGATCCTGGGCGGTGGTCCCAACCGCATCGGGCAGGGCATCGAGTTCGACTACTGCTGCGTCCATGCCGCCTATGCCCTGAAGGACGCCGGGTACGAGACCATCATGGTCAACTGCAACCCGGAAACGGTCTCCACCGACTACGACACCTCGGACCGGCTCTACTTCGAGCCGCTGACCGAGGAGGACGTGATCGCCATTGCCCGCAAGGAGCAGAGCCGCGGCCGCCTCTGCGGCGTGATCGTCCAGTTCGGTGGTCAGACGCCCCTGAAGCTGGCCCAGGCCCTGGAAACGGCGGGCGTGCCCATTCTCGGCACCTCGCCCGATGCCATCGACCTGGCCGAGGACCGCCATCGCTTCCAGCAGCTGCTGGGCAAGCTGGACCTGAAGCAGCCGGCCAATGGCACCGCACGTACGCTCGAGGAAGCCGTGCGCTGGGCAGACCAGATCGGCTATCCGGTTTTGCTGCGCCCTTCCTACGTCCTCGGAGGGCGCGCCATGGAGATCGTTCATGACGAGGCGGAGCTGCGGAACTATATCCGCAATGCGGTGAAGGTCTCGGGCAGCAACCCTGTGCTGATTGACAGCTACCTGCGCGAGGCGACCGAGATCGACGTGGATGCCATCTGCGACGGAGACCAGGTCTATGTGGCGGGTATCATGGAGCATATCGAGGAAGCCGGCATCCACTCCGGCGATTCGGCCTGCTCGCTGCCGCCCTATACGCTGGATGACGCACTGATTGCCGAGATCGAGCGCCAGACCGCCGAACTGGCCCGCGGGCTGGATGTGGTCGGCCTGATGAACGTCCAGTTCGCGGTGCAGGACCGGGATATCTATATCCTGGAAGTCAATCCGCGCGCCAGCCGGACCGTGCCCTTCGTGGCCAAGGCGACCGGCGTGCCCGTGGCCAAGGTGGCTGCCCGGGTCATGGCCGGCGCGGATCTGGAGCAGTTCAATCTGGAGCGTTCAAAACGCAACCACGTGGCCGTCAAGGAAGCGGTCTTCCCCTTTGCCCGCTTCCCGGGTATCGACGTTGTCCTGGGCCCCGAGATGAAATCGACTGGTGAGGTCATGGGGATCGACCGCGATTTCGCCCGGGCCTTCCTGAAGGCGCAGCAGGGCGCCGGCGTGAAGCTGCCGCAAAGCGGCAAGGTCTTCGTTTCCGTACGTGACGAGGACAAGCCCCTGAGCGCCGAACTGGCCAGCAAGTTGATCGCGCTGGGCTTTGATATCGTGGCCACCAGCGGCACGGCCACCTGGCTGGAAGAGCGTGGGCTGAAAGTGGAAAGGGTACAGAAGGTGCGCGAAGGCCGGCCGCATGTGGTGGATCGTATGATCGATGGTGACATCCAGCTGGTCTTCAACACCACGGCCACACGCAAGGCCATCGCGGATTCCTTCTCGCTGCGCCGGACGGCCCTGACCAACCAGATTCCCTATTACACCACCATGGCCGGGGCCGAAGCTGCCGTGCAGGCAATTGAAGCGGCGCGCACCGGTCATCTTGAAGTTGCCCCCTTGCAATCGTACTTTAAGGGATCGTTCTAG
- the dapD gene encoding 2,3,4,5-tetrahydropyridine-2,6-dicarboxylate N-succinyltransferase, with amino-acid sequence MQTEDLKSVIENAWEERDKISPKTEGVVRDGVELALEGLDNGRFRVAERHEDGEWHVNQWLKKAVLLSFRLNDMTVMPGGPRDVNHGEAVWFDKVPSKFAGWTEEHFREAGFRAVPNCTVRRSAHIAPDVVLMPSFVNLGAYVDSGTMVDTWATIGSCAQIGKNCHISGGAGIGGVLEPLQANPVVIEDGVFIGARSEVAEGVIVREGSVLSMGVYLGASTTIINRETGEKFRGEVPSYSVVVPGSMPGKPLPDGSPGPSLYCAVIVKRVDEGTRAKTSINELLRT; translated from the coding sequence ATGCAGACAGAAGACCTGAAGAGCGTCATCGAGAACGCCTGGGAAGAGCGCGACAAGATCAGCCCCAAGACCGAAGGCGTCGTCCGCGATGGCGTCGAACTGGCCCTGGAAGGCCTCGACAACGGCCGATTCCGGGTTGCAGAACGGCACGAGGACGGCGAATGGCATGTCAACCAGTGGCTGAAGAAGGCCGTGCTCCTGTCCTTTCGCCTGAACGACATGACCGTCATGCCGGGCGGCCCGCGTGACGTGAACCACGGCGAGGCGGTCTGGTTCGACAAGGTCCCCTCGAAGTTTGCCGGCTGGACCGAAGAGCATTTCCGCGAAGCGGGTTTCCGCGCCGTGCCGAATTGCACGGTGCGCCGCTCGGCCCACATTGCGCCGGACGTCGTGCTCATGCCCTCCTTCGTCAACCTGGGCGCCTATGTGGACAGCGGCACCATGGTGGACACCTGGGCCACCATCGGTTCCTGCGCCCAGATCGGGAAGAATTGCCACATCTCCGGCGGTGCCGGTATCGGCGGCGTGCTTGAGCCGCTGCAGGCCAACCCGGTGGTCATCGAGGACGGCGTCTTCATCGGCGCGCGCTCCGAAGTGGCCGAGGGCGTGATCGTGCGCGAGGGCTCGGTGCTCTCCATGGGCGTCTATCTCGGCGCATCCACGACCATCATCAATCGCGAAACCGGCGAGAAGTTCCGCGGCGAGGTCCCCTCCTATTCGGTGGTGGTGCCCGGCTCCATGCCCGGCAAGCCCCTGCCGGACGGCTCGCCCGGCCCAAGCCTCTACTGCGCCGTGATCGTCAAGCGCGTGGATGAAGGCACACGCGCGAAGACCTCGATCAACGAGTTGCTGCGCACCTGA
- a CDS encoding helix-turn-helix domain-containing protein, with translation MYHPTDVHIGRKIREKRVSLGMSQSALAEALGITFQQVQKYESGANRVGGSRLWDMSKALGVSVTYFFEGLSGPGNKAPMPKEPPLSRQSLELARAINAIPEGELKNQVVKLVKAFAKSA, from the coding sequence ATGTATCATCCCACAGATGTTCACATCGGCCGCAAGATACGCGAAAAGCGCGTATCGCTCGGCATGAGCCAGAGTGCCCTGGCAGAGGCGTTGGGCATTACTTTTCAGCAGGTCCAGAAATATGAAAGCGGTGCCAACCGCGTTGGGGGCAGCCGCCTCTGGGACATGAGCAAGGCGCTTGGCGTTTCGGTGACCTATTTCTTCGAGGGCCTGTCCGGCCCGGGGAACAAGGCCCCCATGCCCAAGGAACCGCCGCTCAGCCGCCAGAGCCTTGAACTGGCCCGGGCCATCAACGCGATTCCCGAAGGCGAGTTGAAGAACCAGGTGGTCAAGCTGGTCAAGGCCTTCGCTAAGTCGGCCTGA
- the folE gene encoding GTP cyclohydrolase I FolE, translating into MSRVKEADGDLTVTPSRPTRAEAEKAVETLIRWAGDDPAREGLKDTPQRVVRSYEEFFSGYELDPMEILGRTFEETDGYDEMVLLKDIDFESHCEHHMVPIIGRAHVAYLPKRRVVGISKLARVVEAYAKRLQIQEKMTAQIANIIQDVLEPRGVAVVVEAEHQCMTTRGVHKPGVGMVTSRMLGAFRNNTDTRREFLSLVGLPRTHSG; encoded by the coding sequence ATTTCCCGGGTCAAGGAAGCCGATGGCGATTTGACCGTCACACCCAGCCGTCCCACGCGTGCAGAGGCGGAGAAGGCGGTGGAAACCCTGATCCGCTGGGCCGGGGATGATCCTGCACGTGAAGGCCTGAAGGACACCCCGCAAAGGGTGGTGCGCTCCTATGAGGAGTTCTTCTCGGGCTACGAGCTGGATCCCATGGAAATCCTGGGCCGCACCTTCGAGGAGACCGATGGGTATGACGAGATGGTCCTGTTGAAGGACATCGATTTCGAGTCCCATTGCGAGCACCACATGGTGCCGATCATCGGCCGGGCGCACGTGGCCTATCTGCCCAAGCGCCGCGTCGTGGGAATCAGCAAGCTGGCCCGCGTGGTCGAGGCCTATGCCAAGCGCCTGCAGATCCAGGAGAAGATGACGGCTCAGATCGCCAACATCATCCAGGATGTGTTGGAACCACGCGGTGTGGCCGTTGTGGTCGAGGCCGAGCACCAGTGCATGACCACACGCGGCGTGCACAAGCCCGGCGTGGGCATGGTGACCAGCCGCATGCTGGGGGCCTTTCGGAACAACACGGACACCCGGCGCGAGTTCCTGTCGCTGGTCGGTCTGCCCCGGACCCATTCCGGTTGA
- the dapE gene encoding succinyl-diaminopimelate desuccinylase has protein sequence MTTGVLDPVELTQRLIRCPSVTPAEGGALDLLQAELEALGFTCHRLVFSEDGTPDVDNLYARLGTAAPNICFAGHTDVVPTGDPEAWSCDPFSGELRDGMVFGRGASDMKGAVAAFVAAVSAYLREQGAPTGSLSLLITGDEEGPSINGTRKVLQWLAEQGEKLDACLVGEPTNPGELGDMIKIGRRGSMSGWLTVRGVQGHTAYPHLADNPVHRLVTMLSALTAAPLDQGSEHFQASTLQVTTVDVGNPATNVIPGEARATFNIRFNDLHSGAALESWLRETLDRVGGDYDLQIKLSGESFLCPPGPFSELIANAVEAETGRRPELSTTGGTSDARFIKDYCQVAEFGLVGQTMHKIDERTPAADLENLARIYHRILQGYFT, from the coding sequence ATGACGACCGGCGTCCTGGATCCCGTCGAACTGACCCAGCGGCTGATCCGCTGTCCCAGCGTGACACCTGCCGAGGGTGGCGCATTGGACCTGTTGCAGGCGGAGCTGGAAGCTCTGGGCTTCACCTGCCACCGCCTGGTCTTCTCCGAGGATGGGACGCCGGACGTCGACAACCTCTATGCCCGCCTGGGCACCGCGGCACCAAACATCTGCTTTGCCGGACACACCGACGTGGTGCCAACCGGCGATCCGGAGGCCTGGAGCTGCGATCCCTTCTCGGGCGAGCTGCGCGACGGCATGGTCTTCGGGCGCGGCGCCTCGGACATGAAGGGGGCGGTGGCCGCCTTCGTCGCCGCCGTATCGGCCTATCTGCGCGAACAGGGCGCGCCCACCGGCTCCCTCAGCCTGCTGATCACCGGCGACGAGGAAGGCCCCTCCATCAACGGCACCCGCAAGGTTCTCCAGTGGCTGGCCGAACAAGGCGAAAAGCTGGACGCCTGTCTGGTGGGCGAGCCCACCAACCCCGGTGAATTGGGGGACATGATCAAGATCGGCCGGCGCGGCAGCATGAGCGGCTGGCTAACCGTCCGCGGGGTTCAGGGGCACACCGCCTATCCGCACCTGGCGGACAACCCTGTCCATCGGCTGGTCACCATGCTCTCGGCCCTGACGGCCGCGCCTCTGGACCAGGGCAGCGAGCACTTCCAGGCCTCGACCCTCCAGGTCACCACCGTCGACGTCGGCAACCCGGCCACCAACGTCATTCCCGGCGAAGCAAGGGCAACCTTCAACATTCGCTTCAACGACCTGCACAGCGGGGCAGCGCTGGAGTCCTGGCTGCGCGAAACGCTCGACCGCGTGGGCGGGGACTATGACCTGCAGATCAAGCTGTCCGGGGAATCCTTCCTCTGTCCGCCGGGGCCCTTCAGCGAACTGATCGCCAACGCGGTCGAGGCGGAAACCGGTCGCCGGCCCGAGCTTTCCACGACCGGAGGCACCTCGGACGCGCGTTTCATCAAGGACTATTGCCAGGTTGCCGAGTTCGGCCTGGTCGGTCAGACCATGCACAAGATCGATGAACGCACACCGGCCGCGGACCTGGAGAACCTGGCACGCATCTACCACCGGATCCTGCAGGGTTACTTCACGTGA
- a CDS encoding Lrp/AsnC family transcriptional regulator yields the protein MPRVKLDRIDMRILKDLQAEGRMTNVDLAKRVGISAPPCLRRVRALEEAGYIKGYHAEVNAEALGFEVMFFALVGLDSQSEAVLQEFEETMAAWPEIRECHMARGPHDFLLKVVARNTAHENELTQRLTSAPHVSTVLTVQVIRTSTDRPGVPIDEMEAPPADEGE from the coding sequence ATGCCCCGCGTCAAGCTGGACCGCATCGACATGCGGATTCTCAAGGACCTTCAGGCCGAGGGGCGCATGACGAATGTCGACCTGGCCAAACGGGTGGGTATCTCGGCGCCGCCCTGCCTCAGGCGTGTGCGCGCCCTGGAGGAGGCTGGCTACATCAAGGGTTATCATGCCGAGGTGAATGCCGAGGCCCTGGGGTTCGAAGTCATGTTCTTCGCGCTGGTAGGGCTCGACAGTCAGAGCGAGGCCGTCCTGCAGGAGTTCGAGGAGACAATGGCGGCCTGGCCGGAAATCCGCGAATGCCACATGGCGCGCGGCCCGCACGATTTCCTCCTCAAGGTTGTGGCGCGCAACACGGCGCATGAGAACGAGCTGACCCAGCGCCTGACTTCGGCGCCGCATGTCTCAACCGTCCTGACCGTCCAGGTGATTCGCACCTCGACCGACCGCCCGGGGGTTCCCATCGACGAGATGGAGGCACCGCCGGCGGATGAAGGCGAATAG
- the apaG gene encoding Co2+/Mg2+ efflux protein ApaG: MYSQTTGTITVSVTPHFIEEQSAPDQNHYVWAYHVTISNEGTETVQLLNRYWQITDANGHVEEVRGPGVVGEQPVLEPDASYEYTSGAPLATPSGIMVGSYEMVTRDGERFEVAIPAFSLDSPYEQMQVN; this comes from the coding sequence ATGTACAGCCAGACGACAGGTACCATCACGGTTTCCGTCACGCCACATTTCATCGAGGAGCAGTCGGCCCCGGACCAGAACCACTATGTCTGGGCCTATCACGTGACCATCAGCAACGAGGGCACGGAGACGGTGCAACTGCTGAACCGCTATTGGCAGATCACCGATGCCAACGGTCATGTCGAGGAGGTGCGCGGCCCCGGTGTGGTGGGAGAACAGCCGGTTCTCGAGCCGGACGCCAGCTACGAGTATACCAGCGGCGCGCCCCTGGCCACGCCCAGTGGCATCATGGTCGGCAGCTATGAAATGGTGACCCGGGACGGCGAGCGGTTCGAGGTCGCGATTCCGGCCTTTTCCCTGGACAGTCCCTATGAGCAGATGCAGGTCAATTGA